One window from the genome of Myxocyprinus asiaticus isolate MX2 ecotype Aquarium Trade chromosome 30, UBuf_Myxa_2, whole genome shotgun sequence encodes:
- the LOC127420829 gene encoding NADH dehydrogenase [ubiquinone] iron-sulfur protein 5-like, giving the protein MPFVDLQSKLGINLDQWLLAQSGEQPQKRVARCHAFEKEWIECAHGIGQTRAKKECKIEFEDFYECMHRQKTQKHLYEVRKQRDKLIKEGSYTPPPHHTGNEEARP; this is encoded by the exons ATGCCATTCGTTGACCTCCAGTCAAAGCTGGGTATTAATCTGGACCAGTGGCTCTTGGCCCAGAGCGGGGAGCAGCCACAGAAGCGGGTCGCTCGCTGCCATGCCTTTGAGAAGGAGTGGATAGAGTGTGCCCATGGCATCGGCCAGACTCGGGccaaaaaagaatgcaaaatcgAGTTTGAAGACTTCTATGAGTGCATGCACCGCCAAAAGACA CAAAAGCATTTATATGAGGTTCGTAAGCAGCGGGACAAGCTGATTAAGGAGGGATCCTACACACCCCCTCCACATCACACAGGCAACGAGGAGGCCCGGCCGTAA